GATTTAATGATAGTTTAAAATATccgaaaaacaaaaacagcaataAAACTTAACCAAATGCCCAGAATAGCTGTAATAAGTTAAAGTCTGATACACTGTGTGTTGTGATGATCAAGTCATTTACAATAGATGATGATGAAAAGGATCTTTGCATGAAATTTCTGCTCTCCATGTTCTTTTGGCGCCTCTGTACTTTGCATACTACATTAAAGTTGGGAAAGACAGCCTCAAAAAAGAACAAaggtaaatgaaatgaaaaaattcgAATCTCAATGAAGACAATGCACCTGTCGATGAAATCCTAAATGGGGAGGGGTCACCCCGTGCAATATCGGAAAAATGTGGGGGAATAAACTGGGTTTGCCATAAAACTGTGCCCTATGGGAAAGGCAATTACTCCATTTAGAGTCCCTTGTCTGTCTCACAGACCCTTGGTGGCTGTGGATAtctcttttcctgccaagttcatttgTCACCAtaaggtcaagttggttaaaactagtgaagcaaaacatgtcccatatggtgcattttaacagaCTTAAAGATTTGAAGATCCCTGGAGACAGAGGTACtgcaaacatgaattttacagactaaagctgctataacatgccaagccaagtgagtgaaaatacatgtagttttggtTCAATACcggtttttactgacttggtagaagggaaagtgatactgtctgccAGGTAAAGGGATAGGGCCGTGGTGTTGGAAAATCTAACTGGTGTCCCAACATAGGGATTTTCTTGATTGTCTTGTCCCAGGGGGAGAGGGGAGCAGTTTGGTAAATTTCACAAGACTGATTTCAATTTCCCCTACATGAGCCTGGGGTGGGAAAGACAGGGGTTTACAATGACTGCTGTATAAATCCCACATAAAATGCTCCATGCCGAGTTTCAACTGAGACTGTTCTGCACAGTTGGAAATACTAATTATGGTCTAGCACGATATTTAAATGTGTGCTACAATTGCAAAGTACCCAGTCGATGTGCAATGTGACGAAAaaaaacctttttgtttatccAAAATTTCGTTCATATATCAAgcagacaaaatatttgaaagctgCAAAAATCAATGTAAAAATGTTCCAAAACAATCCAAGGCATGAGTGAGTGAGTGCATTTGTGAGGACAGATCACTGCAACAACAAACAAGTGCATTTAGTGTACGACAGTCCGCCCAGCGCCATGATGAAAGCTTCAGGCGTTGGTGTAATATAACAGGACTGATTATCTATCTGTTGGAGACTTGCCTGATTTAAGAGGTGAAAAAGGTGTAACATGTacgtagttttaaaaaaaaaaaaaattattccaaAACTTGTGTCTGcgattgtatttttttccagttACAAAATACTACACTTCAGCTGTCTACCCACAACTAAGGGTATTTCCATTCCGCATCAACGAATTAAAACATGATATCTGAAAATTAAAAGTCTAGAACAGGTGATAATCTTTTCTTCCACTTCTTACATATTGGAAACAGACTTAATCTCCCTGATGAAAgagcaataataacaacaacgtTGTTCAATGAGGTAAAATACAATGATATAATATTTATCATCAATACATCAAAACTCTCAGTAATTCTTCGTGTTACTGAAACCTAACCATGTGACTCCGGAATTCTGGGATCCATTTTTGGTCTGTTGAGAATCATACAATGGTAAATACAGGAATAAATGCATGGATACAGAAATACTATGATTAAAAACTGCACCAAGAGCAGATCACATCACAGCGAGCTGAAGGCTGCATCTCCAGAGTAATCtggtttaaatttaaaatcacaCACCATGGAGAAGTGGTCGGAGGCAGTCACCAATGAGGGCGCTCTCCCATCGCCAAGCTGACTTTCTGTGGGTAATTCCAGAACAGCGTGTACGTTCAGTTTCTCTTTTGAATACCACATGTAATCTATAGTGTGCTTCATTTCACCACTGGGACGGATTTTCCATGTTGTGTACGGAGGCTCCTCGGAACCATCTTCACTCAATAGTTTGTACGCACTATCAAGTCCAAGGTCACTTTCCTTGAACGCACCATACACCTTTTCAGATGTCTCCGCATTAAAATCACCACAGAAGATGACGGCTTTGTTCTTAGCTTGCTCTTGAAGATGCTCCAAAATCTTCAAACCCTGCACGTGTCTTAGATCATCCCACCCTTTCTTGGCCTTGAGGTGGGTCACACCGACAATGAACTGCTCACCCTTGAAGCTTGGTGGTTTCCCTTGCAATGTGTAAATGATTGCGACTTGATTCGTCGTCCAGCTTCCCTCTCCGGGCATGGTCACTTTCAGGTTCGGGGTGATACCGTCAACGACATCAAACTTGTCCGATTTGTAAAACAGAGCACAACCATCAGGTCCATTGTGATCGACACAATAAACACAGGGGGAGTCTGGCTTAGGTTTGAATATACCCTGGTACCCGACGCTTTGCAACATGGGATTGTAAAAGTCATGGTAATGGTCCACTTCCTCCAGACATATGATGTCAGGGTCATAGGTCAGAATTTCTTCCAAGGAGCGGGACTTCCGGTTTTCCCAAAGCAGACCATCTGGATGTGCTTTGATGAAGTTGTCTTTGTTTTGACAAAGTGCTGTTGACAAATAAAACAGTCGATCAGTTTGTGTTACCCAAGTGTCACATTAATGGATGGACGAAGTATTCAGCACCCCTGCACCCACCCTTCGCCAAAttaagattttattgttttttaaatGTGCATTTCTCAAAAGTCTGAGATACATTCATGCACAATCCCTCCATCACCAGTCTGGAAATGCCactggtttctttgtgacagAGTTTGATATGGGTAATCACAGTCCCTAAACTCACAACgattaaacgggaagttacaggacagTGGGagcacaatagggggattactgatgatgcagccatttgcatacactgggtggaagtttttgaattctcacagCATCGCTTTGActgaatgataaatttgaataatcataatgggcatttttgtgacatatgcaaagaggggtcaaatggtcgtacagggaacacattttgaaacatatggattctccgacaaaaaacgaaacattttttcagtttatttttgactcaagtttatccgctatatattcacagacgtCACATgaaagattcaatgacaatgaacgcctgaaacatggtgaaactatgggattctgggaccaaacgcAGCATGTCTGATCAGAAGTGTGgcctttttacatttgcatagatttacgataatctggCTTTTATAGGGAAAGTTCTTAGTTGATGTTGTGCATcttattttcatgtcattttcactccttttttacatttttaggtTTTCCATGCTGTTGGTataaatatctcaaaaatggaGGCCATGTAACCTTCAACAGACTTCAAACTTCaattttttatagttttgtgtataaTTCACCTTTATGTATAATtcagtttctagctccatgtatGTATTAAACAAGTAAAAGAGGTGATAAAATTGCTGCATTGTAATCACCAAACAAAGGATGTGAAATCAAACAGGAAATGAGTGTTCACAGGTTTCTCTCtgtttcaaagttgacatttttgTCTTGGCACATTAAAGATCACTTCATCACATTTTTAAAACTATAGAATGAACAATTTATCAAGTACAGTGATTTGTTCACTTCTCGATGCTGAGACAAAGGGATGACATATTCCAAGAGACGCCACATCATGCTTTGTTCTTGCAATTAGGTAattcacaccttgaacaatgGGAGTTTAAGACTGATGGGTGCATGATATTGCTGCAGGATGCATGGTGTTGCTAGTTGTGGTTTTCAGGCACAAACCGCACAATTGGCTTTCTGACAAGTCTGATAACAAAGGTCATCCCTAAGCTGTGCAGTTCAAAGGTTTCGTTTCACAAACAGGGGGTTCATAACACTGTCAACTTCTAATTGAAAGAGCAAGAAGGGTCTATTTGCTGCATTATATCTTTAGTTTGGctgagatattttttttttggaaactGCTCATGTCATGCCATTTAGGACAGGTGTATGCTTTGACCGCACCAGGGTATGCATTCCAAATAGCCATCAATAAAGTGTCATAGATCTATTATTTGTTAATGTACTGTAGAAAAAGAAATCTATTTTCAGCGTTTACATATAAGTTTTATTAGCGCCTACCATATAAATTAGTGCCCTTTAACATTGGTTTATGAGTTGCTGTGTGATATGTGACATACTGTAATTTAAAAACCTTATGCTATTGTTTTGTATACCCTGACATGTTCAGTTTGAAGGAGACCATGACcatgtatacttccttttttttcaaagctggCAACGCAGCCTGCTCCATCACCACAGCTGTACAATACTTGACCTACAAACTCAAACATGATGGCTAGAGTCTGCCTGAAAACATATCCCGAGCATGGTAAATATGGGGAAAGACAAACTTAACTGAATTTGCTAAAAAATGATGCTAGTTAAAAGGGCATTATTACACTTAACTCCAATACATTATCGATGCAATCGATAACCATTATCGGAACAGATTTTGCCACTGTATAACTTATCATCATGttacaaaacaaacattgaaataataatgcagtgtttgcaaagtttggcattacattttttttcagacattACCGGTAGTTAAAATGTTTTAGACCTAAACACTTTAGCTAAATTTTAATAGACTTTAGCGAAATCTTTACCCAGGGACCGAGTTTGTTCTAaactgtaagaggattatgaaggtgtcatagccttttgttttccattgaaattgtatctagtaagtaaattacctggcaagacaatctgactcCTGAACTATGCCTATAAGCCATATCTCTAGCtgaatctttaacccttttcctgtgaagttcatatttcaccatcaggtcaagatggtaaaaattactgaaatacaACATAtcccatatggtgtattttaacataatattgaacatttaatggccattgaaaacataaatactgtaaacttgatttttatagactaaagatgctataacagaccaagccaagttggtgaaaatttgtcatattttggctcaatactgctttttactggcttggctgatggggaagtgatactgtctggcagggaaaagggttaaagacttTAGCTAAATCTTTTCGGAAAGCAATACGGTAAAACAAGCATACTGCTGAAGCTTCACTAGCTTTCTTGTACATCAAGGGTATTGTTACATGCTAAACATCCGATCACGACATTTGATCCAAATCAGCGCTGAAAGGAAATGACACAGTACTTTGTGTGTGAAAGAAAGATCCCAGTTGTGGTGTACAGAACATATCTTACCCTTCACTTACCGTCAGCCAGCACATTCCATTGTAAAACTCGTATATTTGGTCCTTTAGCCACACTTGCCGATGGGTTACCTATGTGTTTGACTCTTCGTACATTCCTGGTCAGCAAAGGAGGGAAACCATTCAAAGACTCTCTACACTGAGCAAGAAGTGCGTTGCTTGCCATTCTTGTGGCGGTATTTGTTTGTCCCATTAACCTTCAAATAAAGAGTAAGCTGGAAAGTTTTCATTGGGCAGCGAAatgcaaatacatgtaacatATATCACCTTTTATCTTTGTGTAAACACTGGCATTGTTGATAAtgaggggtggggggggggctgtCACATAATATTTTATTCACACAGGGTCTATTGAAACACTTCAAAAACCCCTCAGGTTTCTCTAGGGTCCAGACTCAGGTCAAATGGCATAAAACCTGAATTTGCTAATACATGTACCTTCAAAAATCTTTATTTGCATTTActtatatttgcataatttattatgGTCCTCAATAAGAGCCAAATCCCCCTCCCAAACTCAAATTACAATGTTAAGCAGAGGGGACATTCCCCCTTGTGAAAGAGACCTGAAGAAAACACTGTCATTCATATGATTCACGACATTGACAATGTATACTATGTTAATTCCCGAGTCTCAAGTTATCTTCAAACCTAAAGCTTTGATTTGACTCACACTTTCACTGAAAGAATACAGCCTGCATGATTGACCTGATGAATGTTGCTGTTTTTCTAATACTGAAGAAATTTGAAGTTGTTGAGACAATTCTCTGTTATAAAAGTACAGAAAAAGGCATTTGTCCTACATGTATGTTGACCCTCATCATATGAGTTTGTACAAATGTATAAGTTGTTTTCGAGTTTACAAGGAAAGTtagtgataaatttgaaaaagttacGCAAAAATGGTACTGGATACAGATTTTCACTATTGGTCTAGTTAGGATTGACTGTATATCAATTCCAAAATGGATGCTTCCCTGAGCAAAGCGCTCATGGTCAACACATTTTCTCAAGGCAAAGCACTTTCAGTTTCACTTCAGCTGTTCAGTTTGAGAGTGTAGTGGAACCCAAACCTTAGGAAAGCCGACCAAATATACCCAGGCGATGAGAACACGTGTTCCTCTCTGTGTAAAAAACGTGTGCACACCGCATATTACCAAGCAAGTGTACAATCACAGTATGTTAATCAAAGTCCCTCTGCGATACAATTCATCGGCACATGATATCCAGTACTATTCAACCACGGACAGTAGTTCAACCGACTGTCTTACCAAAGCTGTATGGTTTTGAATGATAACTGCTGTGTCCGTACATTAGTCTTTCTTGTACATATTTCTATGTACttcagaccatggaggtagaaacgaCAGCACTCACTTCTACCTCCATATTCAGAGAGAGGAAGTGGAACTCGATCGGGAAGCCATCGCTATCGAACATCGTGACGCGTGACGAAAGCAAAATTCAGATTTGGTCTTCTTCATATCATGCTAGCCATATAAGTTTACattacaatttcatttcaaaccCACCCTGAAGCAGCTGCGGTGATTTTAGACACGCTACTTACCTGTGGAGGGGGTGAACTGCTTGTCGTACTAGGACAATGTGTTACGTAAGATAAACAGGCGGATGCAGGGCTAGCAAATGATCGTATCCACAGACTACGATACCGGCGTtcttgaggtcaagggtcatccgCGCACTTTTTAGTTATTGTGAACTGACATTTATTTGGTATTAATATCTtaagcaaaaataaataaattaaagttATCGTAATGTATGATCGTTTAACAATTTAACTATTTCAATCGATAACCAATTTGATCAAACGAAATGTCCCATGATCCTTAAacattcaagatggcggagttGTTCAGGTAAATAAGCTTCTAGAAAGTTTGCGTACAAACGTATCGCTGTTGGGACACTGAGCAGAAATGAAAGCGTGCGCAACTTTCTACCTGCGTCAACAATCGCACCAACCGAATCGTTGCAATAATTATCACTGTTTTCTAGGTTTTAGATCGTACCTACGTCAGAACCGATACTTCTACTAGCGAGTACAAGCGAGCATGCACTATATGCAAGCGAAACCATGCGTCTATGGCGAAACCGTTGCTGCGTATCCGTAGCGCTGCCACTCCCTGACTGTTTGTATGGGGGATTGGGGGCCCCACTCCcccaaggagtggcagggctacggatccgcagcaagcgAAACCGTCACTGATATAAGTTATTACGGCTTGCATCAGTGACGGCATCGTTTGCATTGAGTCGGTTGCCTGTGATGCACGCACAcatttttttagctcacattggtATATATACTTAGtaaagctgcaaaattgtagctctatgGTGAGGCAGTcggagagctttggttttcacGACCTCCCCTACCAGTACAGCTACAATGTCGAAGGTCCTGTAGCGTTCAAAATAAGCGTGCCGCATATGGCgcggcattttgatgtgaaatcctgcatatttactgcatttggtcatacctatttatcactactgaagattaaacactgtactacactaaccttgtcctttatggggtttggtatttgttcaaacatgtcgatcgcgttccaaaacatttctgggagccgccattaccaacttcccaGAAACGTGTGCAATGTTTATGGAATGCGATTGacgttcagttcagttcagttcagttcagttcagttgaGGGATTTGACGTGCTTGAAcgaataccaaaccccataaacgacaaggttagtgtagtataatGTGTAGTGTTCAGTAGTGATGCACcggtatgaccaaatgcagtaaatatgtggggtttcacatcaaaatgccatGCCATGTGCGGCGCACTTGTTTTGAacgctacagggccttcggcactgtagctctgctggtgagcgaggtcgcaaaatcCCAAACTCACTGACTGCTTCACTGTAATGCTACAGTTTTGTAGCTAAATAGTAAGTCTGTACacgtgtacgtatgtatgtatgtatgtaacttagcatgtgcggatgtatgtccgtccacatccaAATCTCTAAAAccacagcacctaccatctaAGTATTCGCTGTACAGGTTCACCCTGGGGTGGAGatgttaatttgttcaaatgaacatgtcagtgtcaaaaatacgCAAATAAGATGAAAAGGAAATCCAGCAAATTGccaaaactctgtaaccataggccagatttggttgaaacttggtatgcagttTCTTTATGGTTACTTTAGTTAGATTGTTCAAATAGTTGTGAAATTTTTCTAGTAATATTTTTGGGggaatttttcctatttttggtaaaaacgtcatcttctctgaaagtacttgtcccattgctttgaaacattgtatgcatgatcctagggttgtccTCAGTtagatttatttaaattttggtgaaattttcattttgtagttttggggggaatttttcctgtttttggtcaaaaaatctctgaaaatgCTTGTCCCAATGCTTTGAAACTTCCACATTGTATATGTAAGTTGACCCTTAAACGGCTGTAGCAAAATTTGATAGCCAGCTACTTGCATATCCTCCTGTACGTGAACAATTGTTTTGCAAGAGCACTGTTGTAGTATGTACAAGTATGGAAGTAGTAGCAGAGACAAGGGTCTACAGCCATTGGTACTAAATATGTATCGTGTATAACACTTCTACTAGCCAGCTTGGGTGCTAGTATGTATGATGTAATGTTGAAAGAAACCTGTTTGGTTTTTGAACAAGCAATATACTAGTAGATGCATTGTGATATCTTTATTGACAGCACACAGTCAGCATACTCTAGTGTACTAAAATAATTTTGGGGGAATATCCATAGGCTAGAAAATTCAGAGCCACACCTGATAAGTCATGCTCATGATATGCTTTTATGATAGTTACCTGAATAAAGCTGATCATGGTGAAAATATGTGACTTTTGTCGGTATGCAAAGGTATAATTCTCTGAATTTTAAGACGTGTGTTGATATGTACCAGCAATGGTATTGTCCTTCAGGATCAACATTGAAATTTGGCTGTTCACAAATGACTTTATTGTTCTCTCATAAATATGCACAAATAAATACAGTATAACCTGTCGGAATTGAACCATTC
This DNA window, taken from Ptychodera flava strain L36383 chromosome 4, AS_Pfla_20210202, whole genome shotgun sequence, encodes the following:
- the LOC139131660 gene encoding nocturnin-like, with amino-acid sequence MGQTNTATRMASNALLAQCRESLNGFPPLLTRNVRRVKHIGNPSASVAKGPNIRVLQWNVLADALCQNKDNFIKAHPDGLLWENRKSRSLEEILTYDPDIICLEEVDHYHDFYNPMLQSVGYQGIFKPKPDSPCVYCVDHNGPDGCALFYKSDKFDVVDGITPNLKVTMPGEGSWTTNQVAIIYTLQGKPPSFKGEQFIVGVTHLKAKKGWDDLRHVQGLKILEHLQEQAKNKAVIFCGDFNAETSEKVYGAFKESDLGLDSAYKLLSEDGSEEPPYTTWKIRPSGEMKHTIDYMWYSKEKLNVHAVLELPTESQLGDGRAPSLVTASDHFSMVCDFKFKPDYSGDAAFSSL